In Drosophila nasuta strain 15112-1781.00 chromosome 2R, ASM2355853v1, whole genome shotgun sequence, a single genomic region encodes these proteins:
- the LOC132784931 gene encoding glycine receptor subunit alpha-4 isoform X1, which produces MQMPNSFRQLKKHNFMVAVVIYLLILEKSIQPCDCVHGFRNNTESAELVSHYESSLSLPDILPIPSKTYDKNRAPKLLGQPTVVYFHVTVLSLDSINEESMTYVTDIFLAQSWRDPRLRLPENMSEQYRILDVDWLHSIWRPDCFFKNAKKVTFHEMSIPNHYLWLYHDKTLLYMSKLTLVLSCAMKFESYPHDTQICSMMIESRKWKIFWATAVFLTGSFYIVSHTVEDLVFIWNMTDPLVVNAEIELPQLDISNNYTTDCTIEYSTGNFTCLAIVFNLRRRLGYHLFHTYIPSALIVVMSWISFWIKPEAIPARVTLGVTSLLTLATQNTQSQQSLPPVSYVKAIDVWMSSCSVFVFLSLMEFAVVNNYMGPVATKAMKGYSDENITDLDDLKVSLSRALLLMIETLQRVLQHHHRESIIEPQYDTFCHGHATAIYIDKFSRFFFPFSFFILNIVYWTTFL; this is translated from the exons atgcaaatgccaaacTCATTTAGACAATTGAAAAAGCATAATTTCATGGTGGCCgttgtaatttatttactaataTTAGAGAAATCAATTCAACCATGTGATTGTGTTCACGGTTTCAG AAATAATACAGAGAGCGCCGAGCTGGTATCTCATTACGAATCAAGCCTATCGCTGCCAGATATATTGCCCATACCTTCGAAAACCTACGACAAGAATCGTGCACCAAAGCTGCTGGGACAACCAACCGTTGTATATTTTCATGTCACCGTGCTCTCCTTGGACTCTATCAATGAGGAATCCatg ACCTATGTGACGGACATATTTTTAGCACAAAGTTGGCGCGATCCGCGTCTTCGTTTACCAGAGAATATGAGCGAACAGTATCGCATTCTAGACGTGGATTGGCTGCACAGCATTTGGCGTCCCGATTGCTTCTTTAAGAATGCCAAAAAGGTGACATTTCATGAGATGAGCATTCCAAATCACTATCTTTGGCTGTACCACGACAAGACGTTGCTCTACATGTCCAAATTGACGCTGGTGCTGTCGTGTGCCATGAAATTTGAGTCCTATCCGCATGATACACAAATCTGTTCAATGATGATAGAGAGTCGTAAGTGGAAAATCTTTTGGGCAACAGCAGTCTTTTTAACAGGCAGCTTTTATATAGTATCGCATACAGTGGAAGACTTGGTATTTATTTGGAACATGACCGATCCACTGGTCGTCAATGCTGAGATCGAGCTGCCACAACTGGACATATCAAATAATTATACGACCGATTGTACCATCGAGTACTCAACGG GTAATTTTACATGTCTGGCGATTGTGTTTAACTTGCGCCGACGCTTGGGCTATCACCTGTTTCACACGTATATTCCATCTGCCCTCATTGTGGTTATGTCGTGGATATCGTTCTGGATTAAACCCGAGGCTATACCGGCACGAGTCACTCTCGGCGTTACCTCGCTGCTCACCTTGGCCACACAGAATACACAATCGCAGCAATCTCTGCCGCCCGTTTCATACGTCAAGGCCATTGATGTGTGGATGTCCTCGTGCTCGGTTTTTGTATTCCTCTCGCTCATGGAATTTGCTGTAGTCAACAATTACATGGGTCCGGTGGCAACAAAGGCAATGAAGGGTTACTCCGATGAGAATATCACAGATCTAGACGATCTAAAGGTGAGTTTGTCAAGGGCACTTTTGCTGATGATTGAAACTCTGCAGCGTGTATTGCAGCATCACCATCGGGAGTCGATAATTGAGCCACAGTATGATACATTCTGCCATGGGCATGCCACCGCCATCTATATAGATAAATTCTCGCGCTTCTTCTTTCCGTTCTCGTTCTTCATTCTCAACATTGTCTACTGGACGACGTTCCTATGA
- the LOC132784931 gene encoding glycine receptor subunit alpha-4 isoform X3, producing MQMPNSFRQLKKHNFMVAVVIYLLILEKSIQPCDCVHGFRNNTESAELVSHYESSLSLPDILPIPSKTYDKNRAPKLLGQPTVVYFHVTVLSLDSINEESMTYVTDIFLAQSWRDPRLRLPENMSEQYRILDVDWLHSIWRPDCFFKNAKKVTFHEMSIPNHYLWLYHDKTLLYMSKLTLVLSCAMKFESYPHDTQICSMMIESLSHTVEDLVFIWNMTDPLVVNAEIELPQLDISNNYTTDCTIEYSTGNFTCLAIVFNLRRRLGYHLFHTYIPSALIVVMSWISFWIKPEAIPARVTLGVTSLLTLATQNTQSQQSLPPVSYVKAIDVWMSSCSVFVFLSLMEFAVVNNYMGPVATKAMKGYSDENITDLDDLKVSLSRALLLMIETLQRVLQHHHRESIIEPQYDTFCHGHATAIYIDKFSRFFFPFSFFILNIVYWTTFL from the exons atgcaaatgccaaacTCATTTAGACAATTGAAAAAGCATAATTTCATGGTGGCCgttgtaatttatttactaataTTAGAGAAATCAATTCAACCATGTGATTGTGTTCACGGTTTCAG AAATAATACAGAGAGCGCCGAGCTGGTATCTCATTACGAATCAAGCCTATCGCTGCCAGATATATTGCCCATACCTTCGAAAACCTACGACAAGAATCGTGCACCAAAGCTGCTGGGACAACCAACCGTTGTATATTTTCATGTCACCGTGCTCTCCTTGGACTCTATCAATGAGGAATCCatg ACCTATGTGACGGACATATTTTTAGCACAAAGTTGGCGCGATCCGCGTCTTCGTTTACCAGAGAATATGAGCGAACAGTATCGCATTCTAGACGTGGATTGGCTGCACAGCATTTGGCGTCCCGATTGCTTCTTTAAGAATGCCAAAAAGGTGACATTTCATGAGATGAGCATTCCAAATCACTATCTTTGGCTGTACCACGACAAGACGTTGCTCTACATGTCCAAATTGACGCTGGTGCTGTCGTGTGCCATGAAATTTGAGTCCTATCCGCATGATACACAAATCTGTTCAATGATGATAGAGAGTC TATCGCATACAGTGGAAGACTTGGTATTTATTTGGAACATGACCGATCCACTGGTCGTCAATGCTGAGATCGAGCTGCCACAACTGGACATATCAAATAATTATACGACCGATTGTACCATCGAGTACTCAACGG GTAATTTTACATGTCTGGCGATTGTGTTTAACTTGCGCCGACGCTTGGGCTATCACCTGTTTCACACGTATATTCCATCTGCCCTCATTGTGGTTATGTCGTGGATATCGTTCTGGATTAAACCCGAGGCTATACCGGCACGAGTCACTCTCGGCGTTACCTCGCTGCTCACCTTGGCCACACAGAATACACAATCGCAGCAATCTCTGCCGCCCGTTTCATACGTCAAGGCCATTGATGTGTGGATGTCCTCGTGCTCGGTTTTTGTATTCCTCTCGCTCATGGAATTTGCTGTAGTCAACAATTACATGGGTCCGGTGGCAACAAAGGCAATGAAGGGTTACTCCGATGAGAATATCACAGATCTAGACGATCTAAAGGTGAGTTTGTCAAGGGCACTTTTGCTGATGATTGAAACTCTGCAGCGTGTATTGCAGCATCACCATCGGGAGTCGATAATTGAGCCACAGTATGATACATTCTGCCATGGGCATGCCACCGCCATCTATATAGATAAATTCTCGCGCTTCTTCTTTCCGTTCTCGTTCTTCATTCTCAACATTGTCTACTGGACGACGTTCCTATGA
- the LOC132784931 gene encoding glycine receptor subunit alpha-4 isoform X2, with translation MQMPNSFRQLKKHNFMVAVVIYLLILEKSIQPCDCVHGFRNNTESAELVSHYESSLSLPDILPIPSKTYDKNRAPKLLGQPTVVYFHVTVLSLDSINEESMTYVTDIFLAQSWRDPRLRLPENMSEQYRILDVDWLHSIWRPDCFFKNAKKVTFHEMSIPNHYLWLYHDKTLLYMSKLTLVLSCAMKFESYPHDTQICSMMIESRKWKIFWATAVFLTGSFYIVSHTVEDLVFIWNMTDPLVVNAEIELPQLDISNNYTTDCTIEYSTGNFTCLAIVFNLRRRLGYHLFHTYIPSALIVVMSWISFWIKPEAIPARVTLGVTSLLTLATQNTQSQQSLPPVSYVKAIDVWMSSCSVFVFLSLMEFAVVNNYMGPVATKAMKGYSDENITDLDDLKRVLQHHHRESIIEPQYDTFCHGHATAIYIDKFSRFFFPFSFFILNIVYWTTFL, from the exons atgcaaatgccaaacTCATTTAGACAATTGAAAAAGCATAATTTCATGGTGGCCgttgtaatttatttactaataTTAGAGAAATCAATTCAACCATGTGATTGTGTTCACGGTTTCAG AAATAATACAGAGAGCGCCGAGCTGGTATCTCATTACGAATCAAGCCTATCGCTGCCAGATATATTGCCCATACCTTCGAAAACCTACGACAAGAATCGTGCACCAAAGCTGCTGGGACAACCAACCGTTGTATATTTTCATGTCACCGTGCTCTCCTTGGACTCTATCAATGAGGAATCCatg ACCTATGTGACGGACATATTTTTAGCACAAAGTTGGCGCGATCCGCGTCTTCGTTTACCAGAGAATATGAGCGAACAGTATCGCATTCTAGACGTGGATTGGCTGCACAGCATTTGGCGTCCCGATTGCTTCTTTAAGAATGCCAAAAAGGTGACATTTCATGAGATGAGCATTCCAAATCACTATCTTTGGCTGTACCACGACAAGACGTTGCTCTACATGTCCAAATTGACGCTGGTGCTGTCGTGTGCCATGAAATTTGAGTCCTATCCGCATGATACACAAATCTGTTCAATGATGATAGAGAGTCGTAAGTGGAAAATCTTTTGGGCAACAGCAGTCTTTTTAACAGGCAGCTTTTATATAGTATCGCATACAGTGGAAGACTTGGTATTTATTTGGAACATGACCGATCCACTGGTCGTCAATGCTGAGATCGAGCTGCCACAACTGGACATATCAAATAATTATACGACCGATTGTACCATCGAGTACTCAACGG GTAATTTTACATGTCTGGCGATTGTGTTTAACTTGCGCCGACGCTTGGGCTATCACCTGTTTCACACGTATATTCCATCTGCCCTCATTGTGGTTATGTCGTGGATATCGTTCTGGATTAAACCCGAGGCTATACCGGCACGAGTCACTCTCGGCGTTACCTCGCTGCTCACCTTGGCCACACAGAATACACAATCGCAGCAATCTCTGCCGCCCGTTTCATACGTCAAGGCCATTGATGTGTGGATGTCCTCGTGCTCGGTTTTTGTATTCCTCTCGCTCATGGAATTTGCTGTAGTCAACAATTACATGGGTCCGGTGGCAACAAAGGCAATGAAGGGTTACTCCGATGAGAATATCACAGATCTAGACGATCTAAAG CGTGTATTGCAGCATCACCATCGGGAGTCGATAATTGAGCCACAGTATGATACATTCTGCCATGGGCATGCCACCGCCATCTATATAGATAAATTCTCGCGCTTCTTCTTTCCGTTCTCGTTCTTCATTCTCAACATTGTCTACTGGACGACGTTCCTATGA
- the LOC132784931 gene encoding glycine receptor subunit alpha-2 isoform X5, with product MQMPNSFRQLKKHNFMVAVVIYLLILEKSIQPCDCVHGFRNNTESAELVSHYESSLSLPDILPIPSKTYDKNRAPKLLGQPTVVYFHVTVLSLDSINEESMTYVTDIFLAQSWRDPRLRLPENMSEQYRILDVDWLHSIWRPDCFFKNAKKVTFHEMSIPNHYLWLYHDKTLLYMSKLTLVLSCAMKFESYPHDTQICSMMIESLSHTVEDLVFIWNMTDPLVVNAEIELPQLDISNNYTTDCTIEYSTGNFTCLAIVFNLRRRLGYHLFHTYIPSALIVVMSWISFWIKPEAIPARVTLGVTSLLTLATQNTQSQQSLPPVSYVKAIDVWMSSCSVFVFLSLMEFAVVNNYMGPVATKAMKGYSDENITDLDDLKRVLQHHHRESIIEPQYDTFCHGHATAIYIDKFSRFFFPFSFFILNIVYWTTFL from the exons atgcaaatgccaaacTCATTTAGACAATTGAAAAAGCATAATTTCATGGTGGCCgttgtaatttatttactaataTTAGAGAAATCAATTCAACCATGTGATTGTGTTCACGGTTTCAG AAATAATACAGAGAGCGCCGAGCTGGTATCTCATTACGAATCAAGCCTATCGCTGCCAGATATATTGCCCATACCTTCGAAAACCTACGACAAGAATCGTGCACCAAAGCTGCTGGGACAACCAACCGTTGTATATTTTCATGTCACCGTGCTCTCCTTGGACTCTATCAATGAGGAATCCatg ACCTATGTGACGGACATATTTTTAGCACAAAGTTGGCGCGATCCGCGTCTTCGTTTACCAGAGAATATGAGCGAACAGTATCGCATTCTAGACGTGGATTGGCTGCACAGCATTTGGCGTCCCGATTGCTTCTTTAAGAATGCCAAAAAGGTGACATTTCATGAGATGAGCATTCCAAATCACTATCTTTGGCTGTACCACGACAAGACGTTGCTCTACATGTCCAAATTGACGCTGGTGCTGTCGTGTGCCATGAAATTTGAGTCCTATCCGCATGATACACAAATCTGTTCAATGATGATAGAGAGTC TATCGCATACAGTGGAAGACTTGGTATTTATTTGGAACATGACCGATCCACTGGTCGTCAATGCTGAGATCGAGCTGCCACAACTGGACATATCAAATAATTATACGACCGATTGTACCATCGAGTACTCAACGG GTAATTTTACATGTCTGGCGATTGTGTTTAACTTGCGCCGACGCTTGGGCTATCACCTGTTTCACACGTATATTCCATCTGCCCTCATTGTGGTTATGTCGTGGATATCGTTCTGGATTAAACCCGAGGCTATACCGGCACGAGTCACTCTCGGCGTTACCTCGCTGCTCACCTTGGCCACACAGAATACACAATCGCAGCAATCTCTGCCGCCCGTTTCATACGTCAAGGCCATTGATGTGTGGATGTCCTCGTGCTCGGTTTTTGTATTCCTCTCGCTCATGGAATTTGCTGTAGTCAACAATTACATGGGTCCGGTGGCAACAAAGGCAATGAAGGGTTACTCCGATGAGAATATCACAGATCTAGACGATCTAAAG CGTGTATTGCAGCATCACCATCGGGAGTCGATAATTGAGCCACAGTATGATACATTCTGCCATGGGCATGCCACCGCCATCTATATAGATAAATTCTCGCGCTTCTTCTTTCCGTTCTCGTTCTTCATTCTCAACATTGTCTACTGGACGACGTTCCTATGA
- the LOC132784931 gene encoding glycine receptor subunit alpha-2 isoform X6 gives MQMPNSFRQLKKHNFMVAVVIYLLILEKSIQPCDCVHGFRNNTESAELVSHYESSLSLPDILPIPSKTYDKNRAPKLLGQPTVVYFHVTVLSLDSINEESMTYVTDIFLAQSWRDPRLRLPENMSEQYRILDVDWLHSIWRPDCFFKNAKKVTFHEMSIPNHYLWLYHDKTLLYMSKLTLVLSCAMKFESYPHDTQICSMMIESLSHTVEDLVFIWNMTDPLVVNAEIELPQLDISNNYTTDCTIEYSTGNFTCLAIVFNLRRRLGYHLFHTYIPSALIVVMSWISFWIKPEAIPARVTLGVTSLLTLATQNTQSQQSLPPVSYVKAIDVWMSSCSVFVFLSLMEFAVVNNYMGPVATKAMKGYSDENITDLDDLKHHHRESIIEPQYDTFCHGHATAIYIDKFSRFFFPFSFFILNIVYWTTFL, from the exons atgcaaatgccaaacTCATTTAGACAATTGAAAAAGCATAATTTCATGGTGGCCgttgtaatttatttactaataTTAGAGAAATCAATTCAACCATGTGATTGTGTTCACGGTTTCAG AAATAATACAGAGAGCGCCGAGCTGGTATCTCATTACGAATCAAGCCTATCGCTGCCAGATATATTGCCCATACCTTCGAAAACCTACGACAAGAATCGTGCACCAAAGCTGCTGGGACAACCAACCGTTGTATATTTTCATGTCACCGTGCTCTCCTTGGACTCTATCAATGAGGAATCCatg ACCTATGTGACGGACATATTTTTAGCACAAAGTTGGCGCGATCCGCGTCTTCGTTTACCAGAGAATATGAGCGAACAGTATCGCATTCTAGACGTGGATTGGCTGCACAGCATTTGGCGTCCCGATTGCTTCTTTAAGAATGCCAAAAAGGTGACATTTCATGAGATGAGCATTCCAAATCACTATCTTTGGCTGTACCACGACAAGACGTTGCTCTACATGTCCAAATTGACGCTGGTGCTGTCGTGTGCCATGAAATTTGAGTCCTATCCGCATGATACACAAATCTGTTCAATGATGATAGAGAGTC TATCGCATACAGTGGAAGACTTGGTATTTATTTGGAACATGACCGATCCACTGGTCGTCAATGCTGAGATCGAGCTGCCACAACTGGACATATCAAATAATTATACGACCGATTGTACCATCGAGTACTCAACGG GTAATTTTACATGTCTGGCGATTGTGTTTAACTTGCGCCGACGCTTGGGCTATCACCTGTTTCACACGTATATTCCATCTGCCCTCATTGTGGTTATGTCGTGGATATCGTTCTGGATTAAACCCGAGGCTATACCGGCACGAGTCACTCTCGGCGTTACCTCGCTGCTCACCTTGGCCACACAGAATACACAATCGCAGCAATCTCTGCCGCCCGTTTCATACGTCAAGGCCATTGATGTGTGGATGTCCTCGTGCTCGGTTTTTGTATTCCTCTCGCTCATGGAATTTGCTGTAGTCAACAATTACATGGGTCCGGTGGCAACAAAGGCAATGAAGGGTTACTCCGATGAGAATATCACAGATCTAGACGATCTAAAG CATCACCATCGGGAGTCGATAATTGAGCCACAGTATGATACATTCTGCCATGGGCATGCCACCGCCATCTATATAGATAAATTCTCGCGCTTCTTCTTTCCGTTCTCGTTCTTCATTCTCAACATTGTCTACTGGACGACGTTCCTATGA
- the LOC132784931 gene encoding glycine receptor subunit alpha-4 isoform X4: MQMPNSFRQLKKHNFMVAVVIYLLILEKSIQPCDCVHGFRNNTESAELVSHYESSLSLPDILPIPSKTYDKNRAPKLLGQPTVVYFHVTVLSLDSINEESMTYVTDIFLAQSWRDPRLRLPENMSEQYRILDVDWLHSIWRPDCFFKNAKKVTFHEMSIPNHYLWLYHDKTLLYMSKLTLVLSCAMKFESYPHDTQICSMMIESRKWKIFWATAVFLTGSFYIVSHTVEDLVFIWNMTDPLVVNAEIELPQLDISNNYTTDCTIEYSTGNFTCLAIVFNLRRRLGYHLFHTYIPSALIVVMSWISFWIKPEAIPARVTLGVTSLLTLATQNTQSQQSLPPVSYVKAIDVWMSSCSVFVFLSLMEFAVVNNYMGPVATKAMKGYSDENITDLDDLKHHHRESIIEPQYDTFCHGHATAIYIDKFSRFFFPFSFFILNIVYWTTFL; this comes from the exons atgcaaatgccaaacTCATTTAGACAATTGAAAAAGCATAATTTCATGGTGGCCgttgtaatttatttactaataTTAGAGAAATCAATTCAACCATGTGATTGTGTTCACGGTTTCAG AAATAATACAGAGAGCGCCGAGCTGGTATCTCATTACGAATCAAGCCTATCGCTGCCAGATATATTGCCCATACCTTCGAAAACCTACGACAAGAATCGTGCACCAAAGCTGCTGGGACAACCAACCGTTGTATATTTTCATGTCACCGTGCTCTCCTTGGACTCTATCAATGAGGAATCCatg ACCTATGTGACGGACATATTTTTAGCACAAAGTTGGCGCGATCCGCGTCTTCGTTTACCAGAGAATATGAGCGAACAGTATCGCATTCTAGACGTGGATTGGCTGCACAGCATTTGGCGTCCCGATTGCTTCTTTAAGAATGCCAAAAAGGTGACATTTCATGAGATGAGCATTCCAAATCACTATCTTTGGCTGTACCACGACAAGACGTTGCTCTACATGTCCAAATTGACGCTGGTGCTGTCGTGTGCCATGAAATTTGAGTCCTATCCGCATGATACACAAATCTGTTCAATGATGATAGAGAGTCGTAAGTGGAAAATCTTTTGGGCAACAGCAGTCTTTTTAACAGGCAGCTTTTATATAGTATCGCATACAGTGGAAGACTTGGTATTTATTTGGAACATGACCGATCCACTGGTCGTCAATGCTGAGATCGAGCTGCCACAACTGGACATATCAAATAATTATACGACCGATTGTACCATCGAGTACTCAACGG GTAATTTTACATGTCTGGCGATTGTGTTTAACTTGCGCCGACGCTTGGGCTATCACCTGTTTCACACGTATATTCCATCTGCCCTCATTGTGGTTATGTCGTGGATATCGTTCTGGATTAAACCCGAGGCTATACCGGCACGAGTCACTCTCGGCGTTACCTCGCTGCTCACCTTGGCCACACAGAATACACAATCGCAGCAATCTCTGCCGCCCGTTTCATACGTCAAGGCCATTGATGTGTGGATGTCCTCGTGCTCGGTTTTTGTATTCCTCTCGCTCATGGAATTTGCTGTAGTCAACAATTACATGGGTCCGGTGGCAACAAAGGCAATGAAGGGTTACTCCGATGAGAATATCACAGATCTAGACGATCTAAAG CATCACCATCGGGAGTCGATAATTGAGCCACAGTATGATACATTCTGCCATGGGCATGCCACCGCCATCTATATAGATAAATTCTCGCGCTTCTTCTTTCCGTTCTCGTTCTTCATTCTCAACATTGTCTACTGGACGACGTTCCTATGA